One part of the Vicia villosa cultivar HV-30 ecotype Madison, WI linkage group LG6, Vvil1.0, whole genome shotgun sequence genome encodes these proteins:
- the LOC131608930 gene encoding pentatricopeptide repeat-containing protein At3g02330, mitochondrial-like encodes MLHRTVSLPSCLFSSIKMNLTNKLTFSHIFQKCSNLKALNPGKQAHAQMIVTGFVPTVFVSNCLLQLYCKCSNMSYAFNVFDRMPQRDVISWNTMIFGYAGIGNMGFVEFLFDSMPERDVVSWNSLLSCYLQNGIYRKSVEVFVKMRALKVSHDYATFAVVLKACTGIEDYFLGLQVHCLAIRMGFESDVVTGTALVDLYSTCKKLDHAFKVFDAMPERNSVCWSAVIAGYVRNDRFIEGLKLYTDMLKEGIGVSQSTFASAFRACAGLSAFELGTQLHAYALKTNFGYDSIVGTATLDMYAKCDRMFDARKLFNTFPNPTRQSHNAIIVGYARQDQGLEALKIFRSLQKSYLGFDEISLSGALTACSAIKGHLEGIQLHGLAVKCGLEFNICVANTILDMYAKCGALIEACLIFDDMERKDAVSWNAIIAAHEQNERVEETLSLFVSMLRSTMEPDDFTFGSVVKACAGQKALNYGMEIHGRVIKSGMGLDWFVGSAMIDMYCKCGMLVEAEKIHERLEEQTTVSWNSIISGFSSQKQGENALRYFSHMLQVGIIPDNFTYATVLDICANLATVELGKQIHGQILKLQLHSDVYIASTIVDMYSKCGNMQDSRVMFEKAPKRDYVTWSAMICAYAYHGLGEDAIKLFEEMQLQNVKPNHTIFISVLRACAHMGFVDKGLHYFRKMRSDYGLDPQMEHYSCMVDLLGRSGQVNEALKLIESMPFEADDVIWRTLLGICKLQGNVEVAEKAADSLLQLDPQDSSAYVLLSNVYAIAGIWGEVAKIRSLMKNYKLKKEPGCSWIEIRDEVHAFLVGDKAHPRSEEIYEQIHLLVDEMKWDGYVPDIDNFLLDEEMEEYHHEEHKIAACRVR; translated from the coding sequence ATGTTACATCGTACCGTGTCTCTTCCGTCGTGTTTATTTTCCTCAATCAAAATGAACCTCACAAACAAACTAACATTTTCCCATATTTTCCAAAAATGTTCCAACCTCAAAGCTCTGAACCCTGGCAAACAAGCTCATGCACAGATGATAGTAACTGGTTTTGTTCCCACCGTATTTGTTTCCAACTGTTTGCTTCAATTATACTGCAAATGTTCCAATATGAGTTACGCGTTCAACGTGTTCGACAGAATGCCTCAGCGGGATGTGATTTCTTGGAACACTATGATATTTGGTTATGCGGGAATTGGAAACATGGGATTTGTGGAGTTTTTGTTTGATTCGATGCCGGAGAGAGATGTTGTTTCGTGGAATTCTTTGCTTTCGTGTTATTTACAAAACGGGATTTATCGTAAGTCGGTTGAAGTTTTTGTCAAGATGAGAGCGTTGAAAGTTTCGCATGATTATGCTACTTTTGCTGTTGTTTTGAAAGCGTGTACTGGTATTGAGGATTATTTTTTAGGACTTCAGGTTCACTGCCTTGCGATTCGGATGGGTTTCGAGAGTGATGTTGTAACAGGTACTGCTCTGGTGGATTTGTATTCAACATGTAAGAAACTTGATCATGCTTTTAAGGTTTTTGATGCGATGCCAGAGAGGAATTCGGTGTGTTGGAGTGCTGTAATTGCAGGGTATGTTCGAAATGATCGGTTTATTGAGGGATTGAAATTGTATACGGACATGCTGAAGGAAGGTATAGGGGTGAGTCAATCAACCTTCGCTAGTGCATTTAGGGCGTGTGCCGGATTATCTGCGTTTGAATTAGGCACGCAGTTGCATGCTTATGCTCTGAAGACTAATTTTGGATACGATAGTATAGTAGGAACTGCTACATTAGATATGTATGCTAAATGTGACAGAATGTTTGATGCTCGGAAACTATTTAACACATTCCCCAACCCTACTCGGCAATCTCATAATGCCATTATTGTTGGATATGCACGACAAGATCAAGGTCTTGAAGCATTGAAGATTTTTCGGTCTTTACAGAAGTCTTACCTTGGCTTCGACGAGATTAGTTTGTCTGGTGCTTTGACGGCATGTTCAGCGATCAAAGGCCATTTGGAGGGGATTCAACTACATGGATTAGCGGTCAAATGTGGTTTGGAGTTTAATATCTGTGTTGCGAATACCATTTTAGACATGTATGCAAAATGTGGAGCATTGATAGAAGCTTGTTTGATATTTGATGATATGGAAAGAAAGGATGCTGTGTCTTGGAATGCAATCATTGCCGCTCACGAGCAAAATGAACGAGTAGAAGAAACGCTTTCACTCTTTGTTTCGATGTTGCGGTCAACTATGGAACCCGATGATTTTACTTTCGGAAGTGTTGTAAAGGCATGTGCCGGTCAGAAAGCTTTGAACTATGGTATGGAGATCCATGGGAGAGTTATTAAGTCCGGAATGGGATTAGATTGGTTTGTTGGAAGTGCCATGATTGATATGTATTGCAAGTGTGGAATGCTAGTGGAAGCAGAAAAGATTCACGAAAGATTGGAAGAGCAAACAACTGTTTCTTGGAATTCAATCATTTCTGGATTCTCGTCGCAAAAGCAAGGTGAAAATGCTTTGAGGTATTTCTCTCATATGCTACAAGTCGGAATAATACCTGACAACTTCACATATGCTACGGTTCTTGATATTTGCGCTAATTTAGCTACCGTCGAACTTGGAAAGCAGATTCATGGACAGATTTTAAAGCTACAGTTGCATTCAGATGTGTATATAGCTAGCACTATTGTAGATATGTATTCAAAATGTGGAAATATGCAGGATTCACGAGTAATGTTTGAGAAGGCACCTAAGCGGGACTACGTAACTTGGAGCGCCATGATTTGCGCATATGCATATCATGGACTTGGAGAAGATGCCATTAAATTATTTGAGGAGATGCAGCTTCAGAATGTGAAACCAAACCATACAATTTTCATTTCAGTCCTCAGAGCCTGTGCGCATATGGGTTTTGTAGATAAAGGCCTACATTACTTCCGGAAAATGCGAAGTGACTACGGTTTAGATCCCCAGATGGAGCATTATTCATGTATGGTAGATCTACTAGGTAGGTCAGGCCAAGTAAATGAAGCTCTGAAGCTTATTGAAAGCATGCCTTTTGAAGCTGATGATGTAATATGGAGAACTTTACTCGGTATTTGCAAGTTGCAAGGGAATGTCGAAGTTGCAGAAAAAGCAGCCGATTCTTTATTGCAGTTGGACCCTCAAGATTCTTCTGCTTACGTTCTTTTGTCAAATGTATATGCTATTGCAGGAATTTGGGGCGAGGTTGCGAAaataagaagtttgatgaagaaTTATAAGTTAAAGAAGGAGCCAGGATGTAGCTGGATTGAGATAAGAGACGAGGTGCATGCGTTTCTTGTCGGGGACAAGGCACATCCAAGATCTGAGGAGATATATGAGCAAATTCATTTGCTTGTGGATGAGATGAAGTGGGATGGATATGTTCCTGATATTGATAATTTCCTGctagatgaggaaatggaagaatATCATCATGAGGAACACAAAATTGCTGCGTGTAGAGTGAGATAA